ACATGGTTTTGATGGACAAGGAATTTGTTTCAATTCTAATGTTGGCtgtgtagtttttttttcttgattgttgtataattttcttttcaaggtTCATATGGTTTATGTTTTTAAGTATTGTAGATTCCATTCTTTGGGGGAGTTTGATGAGGTCAAGAGAAGCTGCAGGAAACGTCTTGATGGACACAACATGCGTCGAAGAAAATCTCAATCAGAATCCCTTTACCTGAGTTCTGAGAAATTTCTGTCCAATTATAAAGGTTTTGGATTCTTGTCCAAGTTCTAAGAAGACTATTTGCTTGTTGTCTCTAATTGTGATTTGAATTGGGTTATTTTGCTTGCTATTTAGTCTGAAGCCGAGGATGAAATTGAACTATACATTACTGTATTACACTTCTTGTTCTCACACACCATTAGTATAAGCAAATTGCTGAGCTTTCTCAGAAGCTTCTGCAGTTCATTGAATCACCTATAAAAGTCAGCGATTGATTTGGCCTGCCTAGGGTGTCCATTTATTTCTACCATGTCTATTTTTAAGGTTCTGCTTAGTTTTAAGTTGAAGTTGCTCACCAATTTTTCATGGTACTTTTAACTTATGGTATTCCCAAGTTCCTCCGATGATCTTGGATGGACAAACTTTGGAATTGCTGGTTACTGATTTGGTCTTAATGAAAATTCAAGATGGCATCTAATTCTACAGTTcttaatttcttgttttctacTTGGGTACGATGCTTTTGGAATTGATAGGTCTTTCTATAAATCAGGTACTAGAATCTTGCAATTCTGTAGTCCACACATATATGCTAGTGGAACTACTACTATGAGAAGTACCTGGCCTGGAATTCCCAGAAGTGAAGCAGAATCAAAGATCTATAATAGTCAGCAACGATTGCATATTACTGACAGAAAAAGATCTCCAAATTCCTTTGCCTTCATTTACAATGAGGAAAATAAACTGTTCTCATTCTCACAGGAAAATGGCACTAAGCTAGGCACTCAAGCAGTCCCTAAAGCTTCCTTCTACCAATCACTTCCCAATAGCATTGCTTCATCAGAAAGTGGAAGGGGCAACAATAATATGTCATCCAGTGGCATGACACAATCCATTGACTTGGGTTGTGCTCTCTATCTTCTGTCATCACCTCCAACGTCTCAAACTTCAGCAATTGGTTTGAGCCAATTGGTCCAGTCCAGTGTGAGCCATCCAATTCAATCATTAGATTCCGGACAGCAATTAACCGGAGTGGCTCAGTACTCATGCTCCCAGGGAGTGAGGGACAAGTCTGCAGGTCTAGTTTTTGTTCCTGATGCCAATGAAACCAACATGTATTGCAATGATATGTTGTTTCAAGGGGCACTTGATGCCCTTTTGGAAAATGAGGCCTCATGAACACTTTGAATTTCATGGGAGTATTCAGCTCATCAGGTAATTCTGTTGGGGAATGTTCTCCAGTCTTCAGCTTCAATAATATATTGGGGAGCAGGACAATGAAAGAAATGCCCCCTTGCTACTATTTGTGGAGTATTGTTGATTTCCTTTTCTCATAGAGTATGCATGCATTGTCTGATATACTTGTATTGGAATGCAGATTATTCTCCATCCATACTATTTGTCAATTTGTACTATTATGCATGCTAAACTCTTATCTATGCTATTTATTCAACGCATgagtattttattttggttctgATGGGGAAAGAAAAGGCAcgatccctacattttattttcctaGAGTAAAACTTATGTCACTCTCAGCTATTGTAATTGTTGTGAGTagttgaatatcatagttgcaTCGACCCCACAACAAATTAGTTCCAAATTTTCGTTTCGAAATTACATGTATACAGTGTTGTATAAAAAATGTATGGAATAGCGACCTCTCTTTTTCTGACATTCTTGACAAACAATCTATTACTACGAAATTAAGAGTCTTGCGATTTATTGGCATTAAACGATGTTCCTGTTAAGGATAACTTAGATTTTGATTTCTCCCCCaacttttggaaaaaaaaaaatcctcggATTTTGATATCCCCCCAGTC
This DNA window, taken from Quercus robur chromosome 2, dhQueRobu3.1, whole genome shotgun sequence, encodes the following:
- the LOC126714579 gene encoding squamosa promoter-binding-like protein 16; its protein translation is MDWDWKEFPWDSIELEPKEDSSLASLVDSSSLAGQKNRGGGLMVDLKLGRISDLEERSAAGLKDLGASTMVSSPSGSSKRARVLGGTQSVSCLVDGCKSDLSNCRDYHRRHRVCERHSKTPAVIVGGKEQRFCQQCSRFHSLGEFDEVKRSCRKRLDGHNMRRRKSQSESLYLSSEKFLSNYKGTRILQFCSPHIYASGTTTMRSTWPGIPRSEAESKIYNSQQRLHITDRKRSPNSFAFIYNEENKLFSFSQENGTKLGTQAVPKASFYQSLPNSIASSESGRGNNNMSSSGMTQSIDLGCALYLLSSPPTSQTSAIGLSQLVQSSVSHPIQSLDSGQQLTGVAQYSCSQGVRDKSAGLVFVPDANETNMYCNDMLFQGALDALLENEAS